The sequence AGGGGCTGGGGGTGTGTTTGTCCAACAGGATGGGGTATCTCTGTCTATCTGTCCCCCTGGCTTAGGGGACATCTGTCTATCCTTAGCACCTTTCTGATAGGCTGGGGTCTTTCTTACTGGCAGAGTTAAGACTGTCAAGCTGAAGGTCTGGCTGGAGAGTTGACTGGGTAGGAGGATGTCTTTCCACTGACTGTCTCTCTGTCCAGTTGTGGTGCTTTGTCTATTCTTGAAGGATTCTCTTTCGGTTGGCAGATTCGGTCTCTCGGTtggcaggtgggaggggtgtctgtgtgtctgaACACAGGTCTCTCTGGATGCCTGGCTGGTCATCTTCCCacctaagaatctgtccatttgtTTGGCTATCCTGCTATGTAATCTGTCTCTGCCTGGGATTTTATCTAGAACTCTGTCTTACCAGGggtttgtgtgtctgtctgcctGTTTGGGGATCTATCTGCCTATCTGGCCTGTGAACAGAGTGGTTGAGACTTCAGTCCACCTGCCATGCTTCCACCATGGTTCACTGTTTCTGGCTGCACATTCACCCACAACTGCATACCCTCTTCCCTGCCCCACTCTTATGTCCTCCTCTTGTTAAGCAGACTGCCATCCTGACACTGGCCATCCCTCCATGTCTCTTCAACATCCAGATTCTCCTGGCTTGCCCTCCACTCAGCTCAGGCGTGGGGTGTGGGAAGACCACCAAGACCTCCTCCAGCAGCCCCGGCTCACCCCTCTCCATTCTCCCAGAGAACTGCAAGCTGTGTTCTTTCAATGggactcactgctgctgctggccCTCTTGCACATACTCCTGGTGGCAAGCAGTGGGAGCAGCTGACACTGTCCTGCAAGTCCTGGGCACTCCCATCCACATGCTAGTCTGCCGCCTGCTTGCCAGCTCAGAGGCCAGTAACAGAGCTGAGTGGACAGGGTGCTAGAAGGTGCTCAGGGAAGTTTTCACAATACTGTGCAGAGCCCAGCCTAGGCTGTTACAAAGGGGAAATCGTAACTTTTAAACAGGAGACATCACCTTCACCTAGAAAGTTTGTGAGGAGACGGTCTGAGACTACTGAAATCCCCACTGAAAAGTTCTCTGACTTCCTTTTTTAACTAGGCcacaagagggaagaagaaatttgaaaaaattctCCCACTGCTCTACTCTGTTAAGAACCTTTGGTTGGGTGGGCTTACCTATTGGCCCAGTTGGCAAACAGAAAAATGCTACTCACTCCAGTTATAAATGGCAGTTTGCATTCACCAGTGACTGGTGGTAACTGCCTTTGGGAGGGCTTTTATTCCAGACTCTGGAAACTCTACAAGACAAACCAATTTCCTAAATGaataaattacaaagaaaaaagtttaagagAACacaaatgctcatagcagcattattcaaaacaGTCCCAAAGTGAGAAATCAACTTTCATAAactgatggataaagaaaatatggtgtaCACTGTTAGGGTCCACAGGGGGCTCATGGTATTGTTTAAAAAATGGCCCATTGTGGTGACTTGACGAACGAGATGAAGTCACAGTGACCACAACGCCCTGGTGGCATGCTGTTTTTCCCTGCTGGTGCCAGTGTCTCAAGACTACATGACCACCagcctctgtggggtctctggtcctggtgcgcacaaggtttatttgagccctctgagcatctctggcgacaatggggtttgattctaaacatgattttgcccttcctaccatcttactggggcttctctgcccttggacgtggggtatctcctcacagctgctccagtacctactgtcttgctggggcttctccgaccttggacatggggtgagTGTCTGCGTTTGAGTGTCTCCAggggaggtacaggtcagcagtggcttgctgcaggggcagggctctgggtgcagcagacgggtatggcataagccctcttggaggaggtcgccattaaccccaccatacagctgccagaacttacttacaaaggcctgggaaacagactcttggagggcacaaacaaaaccttgtgcataccatgacccaggaaaaaggagcagtgaccccacaagagactgacccagacttgcctgtgagtgtccaggagtctccggtggaggtgtgggtcagtgcTGGCCTACTGCCGGGTTggaggcactgagtgtagcagtacatgcctggggccttttgaaggaggtcaccattatcttcattacctccaccatagtttggccctaGGTGAATAACAGGAAGGGAAcatagctccacccatcaacagaaatttggattaaatatttactgagcatggacccctccatcagaacaagacccagtttccccctcagtcagtctctcccatcagaacgtttgcataagcctcttatccttttccatttgaaggcagacagactgaaaaccacaatcacaaaaaactaaccaatctgatcacatggatcacagccctgtctaattcaatgaaaatataagccatgctgtgtaggaccacccaagacggacgggtcatggtggagagttctgacaaaatgtggtccactggagaaggaaatggcaaaccacttcagtatttttgccttgagaaccccatggacagtatgaaaaggcaaaaagacaagacactgaaagattaactccccaggtcggtaggtgcccaatatgctactagagatcagtggagaaataactccggaaagaatgaagagatggagccaaagcaaaaacaacacccagttgtggatgtcactggtgatggaagcaaggtctgctataaagaacaatattgcataggaacctggaatgttaggtccatgaatcaagcaaattggaagtggtcaaacaggagatggcaagagtgaatgtctacattttaggaatcagcgaaataAAATGTAATGGAATGGGTAAActgaactcagatgaccattacatctactactgtgggcaagaatcccttagaagaaatggaatagccaccacagtcaacaagagtctgaaatgcagtacttggatgcaatctcaaaaaatgacagaatgatctctgttcatttccaaggcaaaccattcaatatcacagtgatccaaatctatgccccgaccagtaaggctgaagaaactgaagctgaacagttctatggttctaaagacctacaagatcttctagaactaacacccaaaaaagatatccttttcattataggggactggaatgcaaaagtaggacgtTCAAGAGATACTCAGAAAAACAgataagtttggccttggaggacaaaatgaagcagggcaaaggctatatagagttttgccaactgaacgcactggtcatagcgaacaccctcttccaacaacacaagagaagactctacacatgacatcaccagatggtcaacacctaaatcagactgattatattctttgcagccaaagatggagaagctctatacagtcagcaaaaacaagaccgggagctgactgtggctcagatcatgaactccttattgccatattcagtcttaaattgaagaaagtagggaaaaccactagaccagtcaagtatgacttaaatcaaatcccttacgattatacagtggaagtaacaaatagattcaagggattagatctgatagacagagtgcctgaagaactatggaggttTGGGACATCATACAGGAGttaagggatcaagaccatccccaagaaaaagaaatgcaaaaaagaaaaatggctgtctgatgaggccttacaaacagctatgaaaagaaacgaaaggcaaaggagaaaaggcgagatacacccatttgaatgcagagtttcaaagaacagcaaggagagataaaaaagccttcctcagtgatcagtgtcagagaaggcaatggcaccccactccagtactcttgcctggaaaatcccatggacggaggagcctggtaggctgcagtccatggggtcgctaagggtcggacgcgactgagtgacttcactttcacttttcactttcatgcattggagaaaatggcaacccactccagtgttcctgcctggagaattccagggacgggggagcctgatgggctgccatctatggggtcgcacagagtcggacacaaatgaagcaacttagcagcagcagcagagatcaatgcaaagaaatagaggaaaacaatagaattggaaagactagagatctcttcaagtaaatgagagataccaagggaacatttcatgcaaagatgggctcaataaaggacagaaatggtacagacctaacagaagcaaacaaGATTAAGAGGTGCCACAAATACACAGAAGTATACAAAAGAGATCATCACGACCCAGattatcatgatggtgtgattactcacctagagccagacatcctagaatgcgaagtgtagtgggccttaggaagcatcactacaaagctagtggaggtgatggaattccagttgagctatttcaaatctgaaaagatgatgctgtgaaagtgctgcactcaatatgcccgcaaatttggaaaactcagcagtggctacaggactggaaaaagtcagttttcatttcaatcccaaagaaagacaatcccaaagaatgttcaaactactgcataactgcactcatctcacacgctaggaaagtaatgctcaaaattctccaagccagtatgtgagccatgaacttccagatattcaagctggttttagaaaaggaagaggaaccagagatcaaattgccagcatccactggatcatcaaaagagcaagcaagttccaggaaaacatcaatttctgctttattgacaatgtcaagcctttgactgtgtggatcacaagaaactggaaaatccttaaagagatggaaatatcagaccacctgaactgcctcttgagacatctgtatgcaggtcagaaagcaatagttagaactggacatggaacaacagactggttccaaatcgggaaaggagtacgtcaaggccgtatattgtcaccctgcttatttaagttatatgcagactacatcatgagaaacgctgggctggatgaagcacaagctggaatcaagactgccagcagaaatatcaataacctcagatatgtagatgacaccatccttatggcagaaagtgaagaactaaagagactcttgatgaaagtgaaagaggagagtgaaacagttggctttaaactcaacattcagaaaactaagatcatggcatctggtcccatcacttcatggcaaatagatggggaaacagtggaaacagtgacaaacttcattttggggggctcaaaaatcactgcagatggtggttgcagccatgaaattaaaagacgcttgctccttggaagaaaagttatgaccaaactagccagcatgttaaaaagcagagacattactttgccaacaaaggtccatctagtcaaagctacagtttttccagtagtcaggtatggatgtgagaattggactataaagaaagctgagcgctaaagaattgatgctttttaactgtggtgtcggagatgATTCTTgcgagtccttggactgcaaggagatccagccagtccatcctaaaggaaatcaaccctgaatattaattgtaaggactgatgctgaagctgaaactccaatactttgcccacatGATGCAAACAAGGGTCTctttgacaagaccctgatggttagaaagattgagggcagtagaagggaaagacagaggatgagatggttggatggcatcatgaactcaatggacgtgagtctgagtaaactccgggagttggtgatggacagggaggcctggcgtgctgcagtccatgtggtcgcagagttggacacgactgagcgactgaactgaaactgagacATGACCACCAGACCATGAGACCCCTCTGAATACATGATCACAAGACCCCAGCTGCGAGCTGAACTAAGGACCCCATCCTTCGAGGCACAGTTTCCCACCGACAGGGTATGAAGGCTGGGCTATAAAGGGAGAGCACGGGTGTCTAAGGTCACCCTCTCTCTTCCCAGAATgtatctttctctgcctgatgCCACGGTCACCTTACACACATAGAATAGAGTACTATCTAGCAACAAAGAGGAATGAACTAGTGATACATACTACAACATAAAGtttgaaaacaagagaagtgtGAAATATTTCCTGCTATGTCACAGTGGGCAAGAATATCACCGCCATCAGTGATTTCAGGCCTCTAAACGTGAATGAGCTCCCAAAAGGGAAAATAATGCCTGTGATCCACTAGATGCTGCTGCCCCGCCCCCCACAGTGATTGCTAAggagcttgggggggggggggggcgggattGCTGGATGTGAGCAAAAGCAGCAATCTTCTGCCACGCCTTTCAGTGAAAGACAAATTAAAGATGTGAACACTCAAAAAGCAAGATTGCGGGATTTGGTCCCAGAGAGCAgaagtgcatatgaaaggaaagaGTTCCGTAAGCCCAGAAGTTTGCATCTTACCATATACAGAAGAGCAATGAGTTCCTTGAGacatctggttttccttaattaacaataatcttttatgTTCGGACTGTCTGCCctctttgttgcaaacttctatatacagcctgcctccctctccagcctCTTCAGAGCAGCTCCTCAGGGCTGGCTGAGATGCTGTTttccaggcttgaagtcctaaacattcccaccaaataaaataactttttgcTCTCAGGTTCTGACTATTCTAGTCGACAGAAGCCAGTCACAAGACACTACAAACCATACGATTCCATCCCGTCACTGAGTGTAAGCTCATACATACTAAGCTTGCTCCACAACAGGCGGGTTCAAGAGATAGGTCACTGACACAAGGAACAGAGACTTCATTCAGAAAGCCAGCAAACCAAGATAATGGGCTTCAACCATCTTGCCTGAGTCTCAATTCAGGTTCCTTTATACCAAAAGGGGAGGGAAAAAGTCAAACACTTCCTGGTTCCCATTCGCCTCCAGAAGGGATGTGCTAATTTCCTCCTTCCTGCAGTCATTAACAGCTGGGCCTGGTCAAGATGTTTCCTGgagctaaacaaaggtattttagccTAACACTCATTACCTGTAAGCAAAGTTCCCAGAGACTGGCCATTATGTATAACTTAAGCTTGGAGGCAACATCCCCTTAGTGAATAACTTGTAATGGAATACAAGGTTCTTCTCTATCACAGTTCTTATGGAATGTCCAgagtaggcaaatctatagagaccaaaagtagattagtggttacaAGGTGCTGAGAGTTGGGAGAAGATTGGACAGGAATGAGAGGTGACAGCTAAAGGGTATGGAGTTTCTTTCAGAAGGGACAAAAATGgcctaaaattagattgtggtgatgaCTGTACAACcctgtgaatataataaaaaaaaatttaaccctatactttaaacaaatgaatgatgTTGACGTGCAttattatctcaataaagctgttttaaaaaggaCAACAGAATTGTCAACCATTCGCAATGAAATGCACCTAAGTTGCATCCTGGTTCAAATGAACATACTGTATCAGGGAAAACTGAACATTAACTGGATATGTAGAGTAGAATCTGGAAtaactattgatttttttaagtgtgacAGTGCTATATTATTTTTGTTGAATCTTATTTTTTAGAGCTGTATGGAAATATTTTTGGATGAAACGACATGGTATCTGGGGTTTGCCTCAAAATAAACAGGTGGAGCCGATATAGGGAGAGAGTGCAGCCACAAAGTgggttattgtttagttgctaaatctttcgcaaccacatggactgtagccggccaggctcctctgtccaagacatttcccaggcaagaatattagagtgagttgccattttcttctgtaaGGGAtgttcctggctcagggatcaaacccatggctcctgtgtctccccgtctcctgcattggcaggcggattctttactgctgagccaccaggatactGGTCGATGAGATGGGCTTCGTGGACTCACTGTACAGTCCTCTGCTCTTATTTTGGAATTCTGCACAATTAAAAGACTTAAAACAATCTATCAACATAGAGGTAAACAACTTTCTATAAAGAGCTAACAGGTCACAGAGAACACACATATAGTCAATGAATATTTGAAGATGTATGACATCTGTTacaagcttccctggtagattagatggtaaagaatccgcctgcaatgcagcacagccaggttcaattccttggctcagaagataccctgaaggagggcatgactatcctctccagtattcttgcctggagaatcccacggacagaggagccaggtggagtacggtccatggggatgcagagtcggacacaactgagcaactaacactaacatctgttataattttaaaaacaaattcaattGAGGAACAATTTTGTGCCTAGAGCCTGGCCAAGTCTGACATTCCCCAGTGCTGACAAGGACACAGGAAACACTCGGATCTACTGACAGtgactggaagacagcctcttGGAGGACAATTCAGCAGCACCTATAATCATTTTCAAGACACAATTCCACTTGCAGCAGTTTACTCATCAGATATACTTACATAAATATGCATAGATGCTATGTTCAGTGTTCCTGAAGCAATGTTTGTGATTGTAAAAACAGGAAACAAGTTGAGTCTGTGCCCAACAAAAACTGGTGAATTCACATACCAGACATCCTAGACAACTTAAGAGATATCCTCAGGTAATCTAGGGAGATCCTAAAGAGATCCTTAAAGGCCATATGCTTCCCACTGCTGGTGAACCCAAGTGCACTGGGTTATCTGAGGAACTTGAATTACACTCAAAGGAGACcacaatgaaatgaataaatggtttgcatcttgtttattttctgccTGCCCTGGCTGAAAGCTGGTCCCCAGGGCCAATCTTCGCTGTGAGACTTTTGCACTCACATTTTTATTCCCATTCCCAGATGATGAATGTACAGGGTCACTAACAGCAGCACCAGATCTCCCAGGGTAGCACCAAACCCTCCCAACAGCCCAGGAGCTTGTCACCCCATCAGGTCTGCCTTGTCCTACACACGTCACTACCGGGCCTGAGGACGTCCCAGAGCTGTGTGGTCCGCACCTGAGGAGACCCCACACCTTTCACACTCAACAGACAGACATGCCCTGACCGCTTAGGAGGTAAACAGCGTGCTGTGGCAATCAGACTTCATctgacctctccccacctcccgggTCCGGGGCCACATCCTGACTGGTGAGTGGGCTCACGCAGCACTCAGGAAGACTCTCTTGTGTGCGGTGTTGGTGTAGGGGTGCCAGCGCCACTCTACGTCTGCAGTGGCCTCCTGTTCCAGCGTGCCCAGGCGGATCATGTACACTGGGGGAAGGGGATGAGATGTGGTCACCTACATATCCAGCACTGCCCACCACCAGGTGTAGGAGAAAGCCCCAAACTCACACTTCAGCTCAAAGCGCGGCCCAACCTCAGTCAGCTCCACATTGCGGTGGTTGGTCTTCTTGTATACATGGTGCCTGGGGCAGAGGGGACAGGACAGGGTTGAGGGGAGGCAGGGAGCAGCTGCAGGATGAACAATAAACAGTACAGCGACATAAAGCTCAGGACATCACTTGAGCTGGGTCAACAGACCCACCGGAAGGAGATGTAGTCATCCTGATTGGCGAAGGTGATGACCCGGTGGCTGTCATCTTTGGGCACAGGGAACAGGTAGCGGAGTATGTCAGAGAcctagggcagcaggaagaaaAGCCTCAAACGCCTGGCCTGgaaccccccagcccccagcccccagcccatgGCCTCAGACTCACCCGCTTACCCAGGCGGGAGGAGAATCCATGCATGATGAGGTGAGGCTTGGCCTCTGATGCAGTGCCCAGGTCAGGGATGTCATGCCTCATGACTACGTTGCACAGTGTGAAGTACGCAGTTGGGCCAAAGGGCAGGTGGCTGACAATGAGCCCCACTGGCAGGGCCACGAAAGCCGTCAGAGACCTTCTGCTCCTAGCCAGCCACCCTCGCAGCACCAAGCTCCCTCCCACCAGCCTTACCGGGTGTGCCTCGATGCTCATGGACAACCAGCAGGTCAGTGACCCCATTGGCTTTGCAGGCTCGCACCAGAGCTCCTACCTCATGCCGGCCACGGTTCATGCGCTGGGCACCAGGGAACACCAACTTCAGCTCCTGCATGTGAACTCCCTCTGGTTAGGACTGGGGCTCCAAGTGTCTGAACACCTCCCACTCACACCTGTCGTCATACCTTTGCAAACATCTTAAGGCGGGAACTGGGATCTCGGGAGGTAGTAATCATGATCTTGGGATCTTCAACCCCTGCCCATCGATACTCATC is a genomic window of Muntiacus reevesi chromosome 3, mMunRee1.1, whole genome shotgun sequence containing:
- the IMP4 gene encoding U3 small nucleolar ribonucleoprotein protein IMP4; the encoded protein is MLRREARLRREYLYRKAREEAERTAQERKDKVRRALEENRLIPTELRREALALQGSLEFDDAGGEGVTSHVDDEYRWAGVEDPKIMITTSRDPSSRLKMFAKELKLVFPGAQRMNRGRHEVGALVRACKANGVTDLLVVHEHRGTPVGLIVSHLPFGPTAYFTLCNVVMRHDIPDLGTASEAKPHLIMHGFSSRLGKRVSDILRYLFPVPKDDSHRVITFANQDDYISFRHHVYKKTNHRNVELTEVGPRFELKLYMIRLGTLEQEATADVEWRWHPYTNTAHKRVFLSAA